The proteins below are encoded in one region of Streptomyces roseirectus:
- a CDS encoding histidine triad nucleotide-binding protein has protein sequence MAGEPQDGCLFCKVVAGRIPATIVRETETTVAFRDINPQAPTHVLVIPKAHYENAAALAVGAPEVVADVLRETQAVAESEKLDSYRTVFNTGAGAGQTVFHVHAHVLGGRGLQWPPG, from the coding sequence ATGGCAGGGGAGCCGCAGGACGGGTGTCTGTTCTGCAAAGTGGTCGCGGGGCGGATTCCGGCGACCATTGTGAGGGAGACCGAGACGACGGTGGCGTTTCGGGACATCAATCCGCAGGCGCCCACTCATGTGCTGGTGATTCCCAAGGCGCATTACGAGAATGCGGCCGCTCTCGCCGTGGGGGCGCCCGAGGTCGTCGCGGATGTTCTGCGGGAGACGCAGGCCGTCGCGGAGAGCGAGAAACTGGACAGTTACCGGACGGTGTTCAACACCGGGGCCGGCGCAGGCCAGACGGTTTTCCATGTGCACGCGCATGTCCTGGGCGGACGTGGGCTTCAGTGGCCGCCGGGGTGA
- a CDS encoding ribonuclease Z yields the protein MSARELVVLGTASQVPTRHRNHNGYFLRWDADGILFDPGEGTQRQMVRAGVAAHDLNRICVTHFHGDHSLGLAGMIQRINLDQVPHPVVAHYPRSGQRFFDRLRYATAYRETVGITEAPLAGAGLLTLAETPSYTLEAHKLSHPVESYGYRLVEPDGRRILPARLAEHGIKGPDVGRLQREGRLGDVTLDDVSELRRGQRFAFVMDTRLCDGVHVLAQDCDMLVIESTFLDEDAQLAADHGHLTAGQAAAVARDAGVRHLVLTHFSQRYTDAEEFERQARAAGFEGELSVARDLLRVPVPKRR from the coding sequence GTGTCCGCACGCGAGTTGGTGGTACTGGGGACGGCGAGTCAGGTCCCGACCCGGCACCGTAATCACAATGGTTATTTCCTGCGGTGGGATGCGGACGGGATTCTTTTCGATCCCGGCGAGGGCACGCAGCGGCAGATGGTCCGTGCCGGAGTGGCCGCGCACGACCTGAACAGAATCTGCGTGACCCATTTCCACGGCGACCATTCCCTGGGGCTCGCGGGAATGATCCAGCGGATCAATCTGGACCAGGTCCCGCATCCGGTCGTCGCCCATTACCCGCGTTCCGGTCAGCGTTTCTTCGACCGCCTCCGCTATGCGACGGCGTACCGGGAAACGGTCGGCATCACGGAGGCCCCGCTCGCCGGCGCGGGCCTCCTCACCCTCGCCGAGACCCCGTCGTACACCCTGGAGGCCCACAAGCTCTCGCACCCCGTCGAGTCGTACGGGTACCGCCTGGTCGAGCCGGACGGCCGCCGCATCCTCCCGGCCCGCTTGGCGGAGCACGGCATCAAGGGGCCGGACGTGGGCCGCCTGCAACGCGAGGGCCGCCTCGGGGACGTCACCCTGGACGACGTGAGCGAGCTGCGGCGGGGGCAGCGGTTCGCGTTCGTGATGGACACGAGGCTCTGTGACGGCGTCCACGTCCTCGCGCAGGACTGCGACATGCTGGTGATCGAGTCGACGTTCCTGGACGAGGACGCCCAACTCGCGGCGGATCACGGGCACTTGACGGCGGGGCAGGCGGCGGCGGTCGCTCGGGACGCCGGGGTGCGGCATCTCGTCCTCACTCACTTCAGTCAGCGTTATACGGACGCGGAGGAGTTCGAGCGGCAGGCGCGGGCGGCCGGGTTCGAGGGGGAGTTGAGCGTGGCGAGGGATCTGCTGAGGGTGCCGGTTCCGAAGCGCCGGTAG
- a CDS encoding adenosine deaminase, translating to MPLPKAELHLHIEGTLEPELAFALAERNGVNLPYADTEALRRAYDFADLQSFLDLYYALMAVLRTEEDFADLADAYLARAAAQGVRHAEIFFDPQAHLARGVEMGTVVEGLWRALGESEAKHGVSTRLIMCFLRDESAESALETLVEAKPYLHRITGIGLDSAEVGHPPVKFREVYEAAAALGLRRVAHAGEEGPAAYITEALDVLGVERIDHGLRCVEDPALVARLVRDRIPLTLCPLSNVRLRAVDTLADHPLPAMLDAGLLCTVNSDDPAYFGGYAGDNFDAVHAQLGLKQEQLRELARNSFVASFLDDDEERRARYLAEVEAYVF from the coding sequence ATGCCCCTCCCCAAAGCAGAACTGCACCTGCACATCGAAGGCACACTGGAGCCGGAGCTTGCGTTCGCGTTGGCCGAGCGCAACGGCGTGAACCTGCCGTACGCGGACACCGAGGCCCTGCGCCGGGCGTACGACTTCGCGGACCTCCAGTCGTTCCTGGACCTGTACTACGCGCTGATGGCGGTGCTGCGCACGGAGGAGGACTTCGCGGACCTCGCGGACGCGTACCTCGCACGGGCCGCGGCCCAGGGCGTCCGGCACGCGGAGATCTTCTTCGACCCGCAGGCGCACCTCGCGCGCGGCGTGGAGATGGGCACGGTCGTCGAGGGCCTGTGGCGGGCGCTCGGCGAGAGCGAGGCGAAGCACGGCGTCTCGACCCGCCTGATCATGTGCTTCCTGCGCGACGAGTCCGCCGAGTCCGCGCTGGAGACCCTGGTGGAGGCCAAGCCGTACCTCCACCGTATTACGGGTATCGGTCTCGACTCCGCCGAGGTCGGGCATCCCCCGGTGAAGTTCCGCGAGGTCTACGAGGCCGCTGCCGCGCTGGGACTGCGCCGGGTGGCGCACGCGGGGGAGGAGGGTCCGGCCGCGTACATCACCGAGGCCCTTGACGTCCTCGGCGTCGAGCGGATCGACCACGGCCTGCGCTGCGTGGAGGACCCGGCGCTGGTGGCCCGGCTGGTCCGCGACCGGATCCCGCTGACCCTGTGCCCGCTGTCCAACGTCCGCCTGCGCGCCGTCGACACCCTCGCCGACCACCCGCTGCCCGCGATGCTCGACGCCGGGCTCCTGTGCACGGTCAACTCCGACGACCCCGCGTACTTCGGGGGTTACGCGGGCGACAACTTCGACGCGGTGCACGCACAACTCGGCCTGAAGCAGGAGCAGTTGCGCGAGCTGGCCCGCAACTCCTTCGTCGCGTCGTTCCTGGACGACGACGAGGAGCGGCGGGCGAGGTATCTCGCGGAGGTCGAGGCGTACGTGTTCTGA
- a CDS encoding heme/hemin ABC transporter substrate-binding protein, which yields MRRRLAALGAGLALLTAACGTGGGTSADPAPKSASARAAAALDRLAANTVVPLEGPTPAPELPVTVDSSDGRRVTVTDASRILPLNGGVAEIVFTLGLGKNVVGRDITATFAEAKKLPQVTKAHDVSAESVLSLRPTVVLADTDTGPKEAIDQIREAGVPVVVLDPATKLADVTTRTTRIAAALGVPEAGKALNSRMAKEISQARAGVPEGSRPKVAFLYMRGSAAVYLIGGKGSGADSLLEAAGAQDAGVAAGFGRPFTPITTEALAQASPDVILMMTKGLDSVGGLDGLLQVPGIAQTPAGMNKRVVDMEDGVLLSFGPRTPLVIDILVDRIHRT from the coding sequence ATGCGGAGACGACTGGCCGCCCTGGGAGCGGGCCTCGCGCTGCTGACCGCCGCCTGCGGCACGGGCGGCGGGACGAGCGCGGATCCGGCGCCGAAGTCCGCGAGCGCGCGGGCCGCCGCCGCCCTCGACCGGCTCGCGGCGAACACCGTCGTACCGCTCGAAGGGCCCACCCCCGCACCGGAGTTGCCGGTCACGGTCGACTCCTCCGACGGCCGGAGGGTGACGGTCACGGACGCCTCGCGGATCCTGCCGCTCAACGGCGGCGTCGCGGAGATCGTGTTCACGCTCGGGCTCGGGAAGAACGTCGTCGGGCGGGACATCACGGCGACGTTCGCGGAGGCGAAGAAGCTTCCGCAGGTCACCAAGGCGCACGACGTGAGCGCGGAGAGCGTGCTGTCGCTGCGGCCGACGGTCGTGCTCGCCGACACCGACACCGGGCCCAAGGAGGCGATCGACCAGATCCGGGAGGCGGGGGTCCCCGTCGTCGTCCTCGATCCGGCGACGAAGCTGGCCGACGTGACCACGCGAACGACCCGGATCGCGGCGGCACTTGGTGTGCCGGAGGCCGGAAAGGCGCTCAACTCGCGGATGGCCAAGGAGATTTCGCAGGCGCGGGCCGGGGTGCCCGAGGGGAGCAGGCCGAAGGTCGCGTTCCTCTACATGCGGGGCAGCGCGGCCGTCTACCTGATCGGCGGCAAGGGGTCCGGCGCGGACTCGCTGCTGGAGGCGGCCGGGGCTCAGGACGCGGGCGTGGCGGCCGGGTTCGGGCGTCCGTTCACGCCGATCACCACCGAGGCGCTGGCCCAGGCGAGCCCCGACGTCATCCTCATGATGACGAAGGGGCTCGACTCGGTCGGCGGTCTGGACGGCCTCCTCCAGGTGCCCGGCATCGCCCAGACCCCGGCCGGCATGAACAAGCGGGTCGTCGACATGGAGGACGGCGTCCTGCTGAGCTTCGGCCCGCGCACACCGCTCGTCATCGACATCCTGGTGGACCGGATCCACCGGACCTGA
- a CDS encoding neocarzinostatin apoprotein domain-containing protein: protein MTSASGVRGHGVVCSLAAVALLATAPTASAVSGTASGPEGQKLTVSKTSGLAAAGETVTVSGTGYNTEKGVYVAFCVDNGPGKTPTPCVGGVDMSGESGASVWVSSNPPSYGQGLAKPYGGSGRQGTFSVQLKVRAKDANTDCAAAGVSCAVITRNDHTRGGDQSQTVRVPVTFGGADSGATGGSSSAPSVAPSASVPGSTSASSGASGSVTSASSGSMASTGSGLALPLGLVSAGLLAAGGGAWVWARRRRAAS, encoded by the coding sequence ATGACATCGGCAAGTGGCGTGCGCGGCCACGGAGTTGTGTGTTCCCTCGCGGCCGTCGCCCTGCTCGCGACCGCCCCGACCGCCTCCGCCGTGAGCGGCACGGCCTCGGGTCCCGAGGGGCAGAAACTCACCGTGTCCAAGACGTCCGGCCTGGCCGCGGCGGGCGAGACCGTCACCGTCAGCGGCACCGGCTACAACACGGAGAAGGGCGTCTACGTCGCCTTCTGCGTCGACAACGGGCCCGGCAAGACCCCCACGCCCTGCGTCGGCGGCGTCGACATGTCCGGCGAGTCCGGCGCCTCCGTCTGGGTCTCCTCCAACCCGCCGTCCTACGGGCAGGGGCTCGCCAAACCCTATGGCGGCAGCGGGCGTCAGGGCACCTTCAGTGTCCAGCTCAAGGTGCGCGCGAAGGATGCGAACACCGACTGCGCGGCGGCCGGGGTGAGTTGTGCCGTCATCACGCGCAACGACCATACGCGGGGCGGGGATCAGAGTCAGACGGTTCGTGTTCCGGTGACGTTCGGGGGTGCCGACTCCGGTGCCACGGGCGGGAGTTCGAGCGCGCCGAGCGTTGCCCCATCGGCCTCGGTGCCGGGCTCGACCAGCGCGTCCTCCGGGGCCTCCGGTTCTGTGACCTCCGCGTCGTCCGGCTCCATGGCCAGTACCGGCTCCGGGCTCGCGCTGCCCCTGGGGCTCGTCTCCGCCGGGCTGTTGGCGGCCGGGGGTGGGGCGTGGGTCTGGGCGCGGCGCCGTAGGGCCGCCTCCTGA
- a CDS encoding HtaA domain-containing protein — protein sequence MAKRTAVVSLATGALLVLGSPGALAGEVVEGRAGWSVGGSELAAQGVTFGAAKPAVGAGEVSFPAVGGDVDVERASGEVQLGGAVRLGGVEGQQALVLAGLTLRLAGGEGALHVRTAVDGRARAVTLAGVAASGGGPVVRGSAVTWSGLRAELSEEGAELLSSWSGREFAAGDGLGVFDVTVGAGVAEEPVGAPAASPTPEVEKASPVPAAVSLVHPTLIAGGQQRLTGEGFTPGEVLLVAIDGDTRYQAVADGGGRFAQDFPVYDTATRGAHMVEVTAVTGERAVLGAEFEVTRFTSH from the coding sequence ATGGCGAAGAGAACGGCCGTCGTCTCCCTGGCGACCGGCGCCCTGCTCGTGCTCGGCAGTCCCGGCGCGCTGGCCGGTGAAGTCGTCGAAGGGCGGGCCGGGTGGTCCGTGGGCGGTAGTGAACTCGCCGCTCAGGGCGTCACGTTCGGTGCGGCGAAACCCGCCGTGGGTGCCGGTGAGGTCTCCTTTCCGGCGGTCGGCGGGGACGTCGACGTCGAACGGGCCTCGGGAGAGGTCCAGTTGGGCGGTGCCGTCCGGCTCGGCGGGGTCGAGGGGCAACAGGCCCTGGTTCTGGCCGGGTTGACGCTCAGGCTCGCGGGCGGTGAAGGCGCCCTCCATGTCCGTACGGCGGTGGACGGGCGTGCCCGCGCGGTGACGCTGGCCGGTGTGGCGGCGTCCGGGGGTGGGCCGGTCGTCCGGGGGAGTGCCGTGACGTGGAGCGGGTTGCGGGCCGAACTCTCCGAGGAGGGCGCCGAGTTGCTGTCCTCCTGGAGCGGGCGGGAGTTCGCGGCCGGAGACGGGCTCGGGGTGTTCGACGTGACGGTCGGCGCCGGGGTTGCCGAAGAGCCCGTCGGGGCACCGGCCGCGAGCCCCACGCCGGAGGTGGAGAAGGCGTCCCCTGTGCCGGCCGCCGTTTCCCTCGTCCACCCCACCCTGATTGCGGGTGGTCAACAGCGGCTCACCGGCGAGGGGTTCACGCCCGGTGAGGTTCTGCTCGTCGCGATCGACGGGGATACGCGGTATCAGGCGGTGGCCGACGGGGGCGGACGGTTCGCTCAGGACTTCCCGGTGTATGACACCGCGACGCGGGGCGCGCACATGGTCGAGGTGACGGCGGTGACCGGTGAACGGGCCGTGCTGGGCGCCGAGTTCGAGGTGACTCGCTTTACCTCCCATTGA
- a CDS encoding immunoglobulin I-set domain protein, producing MTDDTPARRLRRPAALLGAAALVAATATAVTVGPAAQAADTPRTALGKSGQRLTVSASANLDPAGETLSVTGSGYDVTKGVYVALCKDNGDNRIPTPCLGGADQTGGSGASKWIVPADSAEAPAGVAEKWGAGGTFDVRLDLEAAGGGLDCARVACSVVTRVDHNAPGDRSQDVRIPVTFKGQNPGGGDGGGDGVDVPAGTVSYVRAAEFTTAGRPLDVLVHPDSGKLYVGSDNIPDTSDVAEQGLYALDPATGRALSHIAQAPGAGGTLAARVVRQIIAPLAGDGVSFHFPLRGLATAKDGDARAQGSWLNGSTVTGTGPATASTVLVAQGATLSEVETATGTVRRAISLEGGAQLGVDTANGVAWSVGSEGGKKVLRRVDTRSAEFKVTATAELGAGAVYFVEADPATGNVWVTSDDDVVVYDRNGARLKTLTAKDRPLAMAFDRATGRAFVLREDYGTAAEGADGAGSLQILSSTTFEPAAAPVALPGSIAGTVHAGVAVAPGATSVYLTKYAESKVVKLDLRVSPKVTQTPTDQTVNAGDTVTFVAAADGVPAPALKWEVSPDGGQTWSAIAGATANTYSFTARAAQDGYRYRVVFTNPAGTTRSSEFTLTVREAGGGTGGGSTSGGGESPGTTEPSGTRTGTGAGGQKLTVTPVNGLAVAKQTVKVTGSGYDEAKGVYVALCVDNGAGELPTPCVGGVDMTGASHSSAWISSNPPDYGEELATPYGAGGTFSVELTVDAKDAYTDCFKVTCVLATRADHTLSGDRSQDVKVPVSFVGQAPVETDPAGTTGGTGGSSNAGGTTGTTGSTGGDSGTTGSTGSTGGTASSGSGGSAGGTTTSGGSLASTGATVGTVAGIAALLTGAGVYAMRRARAATR from the coding sequence ATGACAGACGACACCCCCGCCCGGCGGCTGAGGCGGCCGGCGGCACTGCTCGGGGCGGCGGCACTCGTGGCCGCGACGGCGACCGCGGTCACGGTGGGCCCCGCCGCACAGGCCGCCGACACACCCCGCACCGCCCTCGGCAAGAGCGGCCAGCGCCTCACCGTCTCCGCCTCCGCGAACCTCGACCCGGCGGGGGAGACCCTGAGCGTCACCGGGTCCGGGTACGACGTCACCAAGGGCGTGTACGTCGCGCTCTGCAAGGACAACGGCGACAACCGCATCCCCACGCCCTGCCTCGGCGGCGCCGACCAGACCGGCGGCAGCGGCGCCTCGAAGTGGATCGTCCCCGCCGACTCGGCCGAGGCCCCGGCCGGCGTCGCCGAGAAGTGGGGCGCGGGCGGCACCTTCGACGTCCGGCTCGACCTCGAGGCCGCGGGCGGCGGCCTCGACTGCGCGCGGGTCGCCTGCTCGGTCGTCACCCGCGTCGACCACAACGCCCCCGGCGACCGCTCCCAGGACGTCCGCATACCCGTAACCTTCAAGGGCCAGAACCCGGGCGGCGGTGACGGCGGCGGAGACGGCGTCGACGTGCCCGCCGGGACCGTCAGCTACGTCCGGGCGGCCGAGTTCACCACGGCGGGTCGTCCTCTGGATGTACTGGTCCACCCCGACTCCGGGAAGCTGTACGTCGGTTCGGACAACATCCCCGACACCTCCGACGTCGCCGAACAGGGCCTCTACGCCCTCGACCCGGCGACCGGCAGGGCCCTCAGTCACATCGCTCAGGCCCCCGGCGCGGGCGGCACGCTCGCCGCGCGCGTGGTCCGGCAGATCATCGCCCCGCTGGCCGGCGACGGCGTCTCCTTCCACTTCCCCCTGCGCGGCCTCGCCACCGCCAAGGACGGCGACGCGCGCGCCCAGGGCAGCTGGCTGAACGGCTCGACCGTCACCGGCACCGGGCCCGCGACCGCCTCGACCGTCCTCGTCGCCCAGGGCGCGACGCTCTCCGAGGTCGAGACCGCGACCGGCACCGTCAGGCGGGCCATCTCCCTTGAGGGCGGCGCCCAGTTGGGCGTCGACACCGCCAACGGCGTCGCCTGGTCGGTGGGTTCGGAGGGCGGCAAGAAGGTGCTGCGGCGCGTCGACACGCGGTCGGCCGAGTTCAAGGTCACCGCGACCGCCGAACTCGGCGCCGGAGCCGTCTACTTCGTCGAGGCCGACCCCGCCACCGGGAACGTCTGGGTCACCAGTGACGACGACGTCGTCGTGTACGACCGGAACGGGGCGCGGCTCAAGACGCTCACCGCGAAGGACCGTCCGCTCGCGATGGCCTTCGACAGGGCCACGGGCCGCGCGTTCGTCCTGCGCGAGGACTACGGCACGGCGGCCGAGGGCGCCGACGGCGCCGGGTCCCTCCAGATCCTCTCCAGCACGACCTTCGAGCCCGCCGCCGCGCCGGTCGCCCTGCCGGGCAGCATCGCCGGCACGGTCCACGCGGGCGTCGCCGTCGCCCCCGGCGCGACCTCCGTCTACCTGACCAAGTACGCGGAGAGCAAGGTCGTCAAGCTGGACCTACGGGTATCCCCTAAGGTCACCCAGACCCCGACCGACCAGACCGTGAACGCCGGGGACACCGTCACCTTCGTCGCCGCCGCCGACGGGGTTCCGGCGCCCGCCCTGAAGTGGGAGGTCAGCCCCGACGGCGGGCAGACCTGGAGCGCGATCGCGGGGGCCACGGCCAACACGTACTCCTTCACCGCCCGCGCCGCGCAGGACGGGTACCGCTACCGGGTCGTCTTCACCAACCCGGCGGGTACGACGCGGAGTTCGGAGTTCACGCTCACGGTCAGGGAAGCCGGGGGCGGCACCGGCGGGGGTAGTACCAGCGGGGGCGGGGAGTCGCCGGGGACGACCGAGCCGTCCGGCACCAGGACCGGCACCGGGGCCGGGGGCCAGAAGCTGACCGTCACGCCGGTCAACGGCCTCGCCGTCGCCAAGCAGACGGTGAAGGTCACCGGCTCCGGGTACGACGAGGCGAAGGGCGTCTACGTCGCCCTCTGCGTCGACAACGGGGCGGGGGAGCTGCCGACGCCGTGCGTCGGGGGCGTCGACATGACCGGCGCGTCGCACTCGTCGGCGTGGATCTCCTCCAACCCGCCCGACTACGGGGAGGAGTTGGCGACTCCGTACGGGGCCGGGGGGACGTTCTCCGTCGAGCTGACCGTCGACGCGAAGGACGCGTACACCGACTGCTTCAAGGTGACGTGCGTGCTGGCGACGCGGGCGGACCACACGCTCTCCGGGGACCGGTCGCAGGACGTGAAGGTGCCGGTGAGCTTCGTGGGGCAGGCGCCGGTGGAGACGGACCCGGCGGGTACTACGGGGGGTACGGGGGGATCGTCGAACGCCGGAGGTACTACGGGTACTACGGGGTCCACCGGGGGCGACTCAGGTACTACGGGTAGTACGGGGTCCACGGGCGGGACGGCGTCGTCCGGGTCCGGGGGGTCCGCCGGAGGTACTACGACCTCCGGGGGGAGCCTCGCCTCCACCGGGGCGACGGTCGGCACGGTCGCCGGGATCGCGGCGCTGCTGACGGGGGCGGGGGTGTACGCGATGCGGCGCGCTCGGGCGGCCACCCGTTGA
- a CDS encoding glucarate dehydratase family protein, whose translation MDLTITDVRLTPILVADPPLLNTQGVHQPYTPRLIIEVETADGVTGLGETYGDTKYLELARPFAGRLLGRSVADHNGLFTVMNGVDVDRERVVDQVDVGGLRGVQTADKLRLSVVSGFEVACLDALGKALGLPVHALLGGKVRDAVEYSAYLFYKWAEHPAGVAAERDDWGAALDPAGVVEQARKFTERYGFTSFKLKGGVFPPEEEIAAVRALAEAFPGHPLRLDPNGAWSVETSLTVAKELGDVLEYLEDPALGTDAMAEVAARAGVPLATNMCVTTFAEIPDAFTRGAVQVVLSDHHYWGGLRNTQRLAAICRTFGVGVSMHSNTHLGISLAAMTHVAATVPGLHHACDSHYPWQSEDVLTQRLTFDAGRVTVTDTPGLGVELDHDRLAFLHRRWLDDDGTLRDRDDAAAMRVAEPGWETPSVPRW comes from the coding sequence GTGGACCTCACGATCACCGACGTACGCCTCACACCGATCCTGGTCGCCGACCCGCCGCTGCTGAACACGCAGGGCGTGCACCAGCCGTACACACCCCGCCTGATCATCGAGGTCGAGACCGCCGACGGGGTCACCGGGCTTGGGGAGACCTACGGGGACACCAAGTACCTGGAGCTGGCGCGGCCGTTCGCCGGGCGGCTGCTCGGGCGGTCCGTCGCCGACCACAACGGGCTGTTCACGGTGATGAACGGGGTGGACGTCGACCGCGAACGGGTCGTCGACCAGGTCGACGTCGGCGGGCTGCGGGGCGTGCAGACGGCGGACAAGCTGCGGCTGTCCGTCGTCTCCGGCTTCGAGGTCGCCTGCCTCGACGCGCTCGGCAAGGCACTCGGGCTGCCCGTGCACGCGCTCCTCGGCGGGAAGGTGCGCGACGCCGTCGAGTACAGCGCGTACCTGTTCTACAAGTGGGCCGAGCACCCCGCGGGCGTGGCCGCCGAGCGGGACGACTGGGGGGCCGCCCTCGATCCCGCCGGGGTCGTCGAGCAGGCGCGGAAGTTCACCGAGCGGTACGGGTTCACGTCCTTCAAGCTCAAGGGCGGCGTCTTCCCGCCCGAGGAGGAGATCGCCGCCGTCCGCGCGCTCGCCGAGGCGTTCCCCGGACACCCCCTGCGGCTCGACCCCAACGGGGCCTGGTCCGTGGAGACGTCCCTCACCGTCGCCAAGGAACTCGGCGACGTCCTCGAATACCTGGAGGACCCCGCCCTCGGCACCGACGCCATGGCCGAGGTCGCCGCGCGCGCGGGCGTGCCGCTCGCGACGAACATGTGCGTCACGACGTTCGCCGAGATCCCCGACGCGTTCACCCGGGGGGCCGTCCAGGTCGTCCTCTCCGACCACCACTACTGGGGCGGCCTGCGCAACACCCAGCGACTTGCCGCGATCTGCCGGACGTTCGGGGTGGGCGTCTCCATGCACTCCAACACCCACCTCGGCATCTCCCTCGCCGCGATGACCCACGTCGCCGCCACCGTCCCCGGCCTCCACCACGCCTGCGACTCCCACTACCCCTGGCAGTCCGAGGACGTCCTCACCCAGCGCCTCACCTTCGACGCCGGCCGCGTCACGGTCACCGACACCCCGGGCCTCGGCGTCGAACTCGACCACGACCGGCTCGCCTTCCTCCACCGCCGCTGGCTCGACGACGACGGCACCCTGCGCGACCGCGACGACGCCGCCGCGATGCGGGTGGCCGAGCCGGGGTGGGAGACGCCCTCGGTGCCGCGGTGGTGA
- a CDS encoding carbohydrate kinase family protein — protein MTPSDASAGETVSRSRIRPDRQCPMDPLAAVRRPDDPACDVYLTGTVFLDIIFTGLDSAPVRGTESWARGMGSSPGGVANMATALARLNLRTSLAAAFGDDHYGEYCWDALEQGEGIDLTPSRTVPGWHSPVTVSMAYEGERTMVSHGHEAPPEKPAPTCPPPARAAVASLTPGRREPWIAQAASKGTRIFGDVGWDDTGAWDLAGLADLEHCEAFLPNAEEAMRYTRTDCPRKAAHALTEHVPLAVVTLGAQGAYAVDRRTGETAEVPAIAVEALDPTGAGDVFVAGFVTGTLAGWPLADRLAFAGLTAALSVQEFGGSLSAPGWSEIAAWWRKVRSLPDQDPEALRRYAFLGTVLSADDARPWPLRRAVPTIGFRRSA, from the coding sequence GTGACCCCGTCCGACGCGTCGGCAGGAGAGACCGTATCGAGGAGCAGGATCCGTCCGGACCGGCAGTGTCCGATGGATCCGCTGGCCGCCGTGCGGAGGCCCGACGATCCGGCGTGCGACGTGTACCTGACGGGAACGGTCTTCCTGGACATCATCTTCACCGGCCTCGACTCCGCGCCCGTGCGGGGCACCGAGTCGTGGGCCAGGGGGATGGGATCGAGCCCCGGCGGCGTCGCCAACATGGCGACCGCGCTGGCCCGCCTCAACCTGCGGACGTCCCTCGCGGCGGCCTTCGGCGACGACCACTATGGCGAGTACTGCTGGGACGCGCTGGAACAGGGCGAGGGCATCGACCTGACGCCCTCGCGCACAGTGCCCGGCTGGCACTCCCCGGTGACCGTGTCCATGGCGTACGAGGGCGAACGCACGATGGTCTCCCACGGCCACGAGGCACCCCCCGAGAAGCCCGCCCCCACCTGCCCGCCGCCCGCGCGCGCGGCCGTCGCCTCCCTCACCCCCGGCAGACGCGAACCCTGGATCGCGCAGGCCGCCTCGAAGGGCACCCGCATCTTCGGCGACGTCGGCTGGGACGACACCGGCGCGTGGGACCTCGCCGGGCTCGCCGACCTGGAGCACTGCGAGGCGTTCCTGCCCAACGCGGAGGAGGCGATGCGGTACACGCGCACGGACTGCCCCCGCAAGGCCGCCCACGCCCTCACCGAACACGTGCCGCTCGCGGTCGTCACGCTGGGCGCGCAGGGCGCGTACGCGGTGGACCGGCGCACCGGCGAGACCGCCGAGGTGCCCGCGATCGCCGTCGAGGCGCTGGACCCGACCGGCGCGGGGGACGTCTTCGTCGCCGGTTTCGTCACCGGTACCCTCGCCGGCTGGCCCCTCGCCGACCGCCTCGCCTTCGCGGGCCTCACGGCGGCCCTCTCCGTCCAGGAGTTCGGCGGCTCCCTCTCCGCCCCCGGCTGGTCCGAGATCGCCGCCTGGTGGCGCAAGGTCCGCTCCCTGCCCGACCAGGACCCCGAGGCCCTGCGCCGCTACGCCTTCCTCGGCACCGTCCTGTCAGCCGACGACGCCCGCCCCTGGCCCCTCCGCAGAGCCGTACCGACGATCGGCTTCCGCCGCTCGGCCTGA